The Nycticebus coucang isolate mNycCou1 chromosome 15, mNycCou1.pri, whole genome shotgun sequence genome has a segment encoding these proteins:
- the TSC22D1 gene encoding TSC22 domain family protein 1 isoform X1: MHQPPESTAAAAAAAAADISARKMAHPALFPRRGSGSGSASALNAAGTGVGSSATSSEDFPPPSLLQPPPPAASSTSGPQPPPPQSLNLLSQAQLQAQPLAPGGTQMKKKSGFQITSVTPAQISASISSNNSIAEDTESYDDLDESHTEDLSSSEILDVSLSRATDLGEPERSSSEETLNNFQEAETPGAVSPNQPHLPQPHLPHLPQQNVVINGNAHPHHLHHHHHIHHGHHLQHGHHHPSHAAVASASIPGGPPSSPVSRKLSTTGSSDSVTPVAPTSAVSSSGSPASVMTNIRAPSTTGGMGINSVAGTNTMNNVTISAVSSFNPNVTSSVFGNANINTSNIPSAASMSVGPGVTSGVNVNILSGMGNGTSTSSTVNSVPSAAAGMTMGSVSSQQQQPTVNTSRFRVVKLDSSSEPFKKGRWTCTEFYEKENAVPAIEGVVINKAVETIKQNPIEVTSERESTSGSSVSSSVSTLSHYTESVGSGEMGASAVVVQQQQQPALQGVTLQQMDFGSTGPQSVPQSQISQVQLQSQELSYQQKQGLQPVSLQATISAASGIQPSPVNVVGVTSALGQQPSLSSLAQPQLPYSQPAPPMQTPLPGAPPQQLQYGQQQPMVSTQMAPGHGKSVTQNPPSEFVQQKPILQTAVSSGQPSSAAVGVGATVIPVAQPQSIQLPVQPTAVPAQPAGASGQPVGQAQTAVSAVPTGSQIANIGQQANIPTAVQQPSAQVPPSVIQQGAPPSSQVVPPAQTGIIHQGIQISAANLPQQLVIAPQSTLLTVPPQPQGVEPVAQGVVSQQLPAVSPLPSASSISVTNQVSSAGPSGLPSVPTNLVPPQNIAQPPATQNGNLVQSASQPPLVASNINMPLAQQIPLSSAQFSAQSLAQAIGSQIEDARHPVEPSLVCLPQTISGDSGGMSAVSDGSSSSLAASASLFPLKVLPLTTPLVDGEDESSSGASVVAIDNKIEQAMDLVKSHLMYAVREEVEVLKEQIKELIEKNSQLEQENNLLKTLASPEQLAQFQAQLQTGSPPATTQPQGTTQPPAQPASQGSGPTA, translated from the coding sequence ATGCACCAGCCGCCTGAGtccaccgccgccgccgcggccgcGGCCGCTGCAGACATTAGTGCTAGGAAGATGGCGCACCCGGCACTGTTCCCTCGAAGGGGCAGCGGTAGTGGCAGCGCTTCTGCTCTCAATGCAGCAGGTACCGGCGTTGGTAGCAGTGCCACATCTTCCGAGGATTTTCCGCCTCCTTCGTTGCTCCAGCCACCGCCTCCTGCAGCATCTTCTACGTCGGGACCACAGCCTCCGCCTCCACAAAGCCTGAACCTCCTTTCACAGGCTCAGCTGCAGGCACAGCCTCTTGCACCAGGCGGAactcaaatgaaaaagaaaagtggctTCCAAATAACTAGCGTTACTCCGGCTCAGATCTCCGCCAGTATCAGCTCTAACAACAGTATAGCAGAGGAcactgagagctatgatgatctGGATGAATCTCACACTGAAGATCTCTCCTCTTCTGAGATCCTTGATGTATCACTTTCCAGGGCTACTGACTTAGGGGAGCCTGAACGAAGCTCCTCAGAAGAGACTCTAAATAACTTCCAGGAAGCCGAAACACCTGGGGCAGTCTCTCCCAATCAGCCCCATCTTCCTCAGCCTCATTTGCCTCACCTTCCACAACAGAACGTTGTGATCAATGGGAATGCTCATCCACACCacctccatcaccaccatcacatTCATCATGGGCACCACCTCCAACATGGGCACCACCATCCATCTCATGCTGCTGTGGCCAGTGCATCCATTCCTGGAGGGCCACCCTCAAGCCCAGTATCCAGAAAACTCTCTACAACTGGAAGCTCTGACAGTGTTACACCAGTTGCACCAACTTCTGCTGTTTCATCCAGTGGCTCACCTGCATCTGTAATGACTAATATCCGTGCTCCAAGTACTACAGGCGGTATGGGTATAAATTCTGTTGCTGGCACTAATACAATGAATAATGTTACCATTAGTGCTGTGAGTAGTTTTAATCCTAACGTGACAAGCAGTGTATTTGGCAATGCTAATATAAATACAAGCAATATTCCTAGTGCTGCTAGTATGAGTGTTGGGCCTGGAGTTACTAGTGGTGTTAATGTGAATATCTTGAGTGGCATGGGCAATGGTACTAGTACTTCCTCCACTGTTAACAGTGTCCCCAGTGCAGCTGCAGGGATGACCATGGGATCTGTTTCAAGTCAGCAGCAGCAACCAACTGTTAACACATCAAGGTTCAGAGTGGTGAAGTTAGATTCTAGTTCTGAACCCTTTAAAAAAGGTAGATGGACTTGCACTGAattctatgaaaaagaaaatgctgtacCTGCTATAGAAGGTGTGGTGATAAATAAGGCGGTGGAGACTATAAAACAAAACCCGATAGAAGTGACTTCTGAGAGGGAGAGCACTAGTGGGAGTTCAGTGAGCAGTAGTGTCAGCACACTGAGTCACTACACAGAGAGTGTGGGAAGTGGAGAGATGGGAGCCTCTGCTGTGGtggtgcagcagcagcagcaaccgGCTCTTCAAGGTGTGACCCTCCAACAGATGGATTTCGGTAGTACTGGTCCACAGAGTGTTCCTCAGTCACAGATCTCACAAGTACAATTACAGTCTCAAGAACTGAGCTATCAGCAAAAGCAAGGTCTTCAACCAGTATCTCTGCAAGCCACTATCAGTGCTGCATCTGGTATCCAGCCATCACCTGTAAATGTGGTTGGTGTCACTTCAGCTTTAGGTCAGCAGCCTTCCCTCTCCAGTTTGGCTCAACCCCAACTGCCATATTCTCAGCCAGCTCCTCCAATGCAAACTCCCCTTCCAGGGGCACCACCCCAGCAGTTACAGTATGGACAGCAGCAACCAATGGTTTCTACCCAGATGGCCCCAGGCCATGGTAAATCAGTGACTCAGAATCCTCCTTCAGAGTTTGTACAACAGAAGCCAATTCTTCAAACAGCAGTGTCCTCCGGACAGCCCAGTTCTGCAGCAGTGGGAGTAGGAGCAACAGTGATTCCTGTGGCTCAGCCACAGAGTATCCAGCTGCCAGTGCAGCCCACAGCAGTTCCAGCACAACCTGCAGGGGCCTCTGGCCAGCCTGTTGGCCAGGCTCAGACAGCAGTGTCTGCTGTCCCTACAGGCAGTCAGATTGCAAATATTGGTCAGCAAGCAAACATACCTactgcagtgcagcagccctctgCCCAAGTTCCACCTTCAGTTATTCAGCAAGGTGCTCCTCCATCTTCACAAGTAGTTCCACCTGCTCAAACTGGGATTATTCACCAGGGAATTCAAATTAGCGCTGCAAACCTTCCGCAACAATTGGTTATTGCACCCCAAAGTACCCTGTTAACTGTGCCTCCCCAGCCACAAGGAGTAGAGCCAGTAGCTCAAGGAGTTGTTTCACAGCAGTTGCCAGCAGTTAGTCCTTTGCCCTCTGCTAGTAGTATTTCTGTTACAAATCAGGTTAGTTCAGCTGGTCCTTCTGGATTGCCTTCTGTCCCAACAAACTTGGTTCCACCACAGAATATAGCACAACCCCCTGCCACTCAAAATGGTAATTTGGTTCAAAGTGCTAGTCAACCTCCCTTGGTAGCAAGTAATATAAATATGCCGTTGGCACAACAGATACCACTAAGTTCTGCTCAGTTCTCTGCACAATCATTAGCTCAGGCAATTGGAAGCCAAATTGAAGATGCCAGGCACCCAGTGGAGCCCTCCTTAGTTTGCTTACCTCAGACTATCAGTGGTGACAGTGGGGGAATGTCAGCAGTTTCAGATGGGAGTAGCAGCAGCCTAGCAGCCTCTGCTTCTCTTTTCCCGTTGAAGGTGCTACCGCTGACGACACCCCTGGTGGATGGCGAGGATGAAAG
- the TSC22D1 gene encoding TSC22 domain family protein 1 isoform X2, translating into MHQPPESTAAAAAAAAADISARKMAHPALFPRRGSGSGSASALNAAGTGVGSSATSSEDFPPPSLLQPPPPAASSTSGPQPPPPQSLNLLSQAQLQAQPLAPGGTQMKKKSGFQITSVTPAQISASISSNNSIAEDTESYDDLDESHTEDLSSSEILDVSLSRATDLGEPERSSSEETLNNFQEAETPGAVSPNQPHLPQPHLPHLPQQNVVINGNAHPHHLHHHHHIHHGHHLQHGHHHPSHAAVASASIPGGPPSSPVSRKLSTTGSSDSVTPVAPTSAVSSSGSPASVMTNIRAPSTTGGMGINSVAGTNTMNNVTISAVSSFNPNVTSSVFGNANINTSNIPSAASMSVGPGVTSGVNVNILSGMGNGTSTSSTVNSVPSAAAGMTMGSVSSQQQQPTVNTSRFRVVKLDSSSEPFKKGRWTCTEFYEKENAVPAIEGVVINKAVETIKQNPIEVTSERESTSGSSVSSSVSTLSHYTESVGSGEMGASAVVVQQQQQPALQGVTLQQMDFGSTGPQSVPQSQISQVQLQSQELSYQQKQGLQPVSLQATISAASGIQPSPVNVVGVTSALGQQPSLSSLAQPQLPYSQPAPPMQTPLPGAPPQQLQYGQQQPMVSTQMAPGHGKSVTQNPPSEFVQQKPILQTAVSSGQPSSAAVGVGATVIPVAQPQSIQLPVQPTAVPAQPAGASGQPVGQAQTAVSAVPTGSQIANIGQQANIPTAVQQPSAQVPPSVIQQGAPPSSQVVPPAQTGIIHQGIQISAANLPQQLVIAPQSTLLTVPPQPQGVEPVAQGVVSQQLPAVSPLPSASSISVTNQVSSAGPSGLPSVPTNLVPPQNIAQPPATQNGNLVQSASQPPLVASNINMPLAQQIPLSSAQFSAQSLAQAIGSQIEDARHPVEPSLVCLPQTISGDSGGMSAVSDGSSSSLAASASLFPLKVLPLTTPLVDGEDESSLFQCFSPTRGARSDPRPQIQPRPRRAFDVRGPLSPLNPWRQNIQLLERVGKDNKQISFNW; encoded by the coding sequence ATGCACCAGCCGCCTGAGtccaccgccgccgccgcggccgcGGCCGCTGCAGACATTAGTGCTAGGAAGATGGCGCACCCGGCACTGTTCCCTCGAAGGGGCAGCGGTAGTGGCAGCGCTTCTGCTCTCAATGCAGCAGGTACCGGCGTTGGTAGCAGTGCCACATCTTCCGAGGATTTTCCGCCTCCTTCGTTGCTCCAGCCACCGCCTCCTGCAGCATCTTCTACGTCGGGACCACAGCCTCCGCCTCCACAAAGCCTGAACCTCCTTTCACAGGCTCAGCTGCAGGCACAGCCTCTTGCACCAGGCGGAactcaaatgaaaaagaaaagtggctTCCAAATAACTAGCGTTACTCCGGCTCAGATCTCCGCCAGTATCAGCTCTAACAACAGTATAGCAGAGGAcactgagagctatgatgatctGGATGAATCTCACACTGAAGATCTCTCCTCTTCTGAGATCCTTGATGTATCACTTTCCAGGGCTACTGACTTAGGGGAGCCTGAACGAAGCTCCTCAGAAGAGACTCTAAATAACTTCCAGGAAGCCGAAACACCTGGGGCAGTCTCTCCCAATCAGCCCCATCTTCCTCAGCCTCATTTGCCTCACCTTCCACAACAGAACGTTGTGATCAATGGGAATGCTCATCCACACCacctccatcaccaccatcacatTCATCATGGGCACCACCTCCAACATGGGCACCACCATCCATCTCATGCTGCTGTGGCCAGTGCATCCATTCCTGGAGGGCCACCCTCAAGCCCAGTATCCAGAAAACTCTCTACAACTGGAAGCTCTGACAGTGTTACACCAGTTGCACCAACTTCTGCTGTTTCATCCAGTGGCTCACCTGCATCTGTAATGACTAATATCCGTGCTCCAAGTACTACAGGCGGTATGGGTATAAATTCTGTTGCTGGCACTAATACAATGAATAATGTTACCATTAGTGCTGTGAGTAGTTTTAATCCTAACGTGACAAGCAGTGTATTTGGCAATGCTAATATAAATACAAGCAATATTCCTAGTGCTGCTAGTATGAGTGTTGGGCCTGGAGTTACTAGTGGTGTTAATGTGAATATCTTGAGTGGCATGGGCAATGGTACTAGTACTTCCTCCACTGTTAACAGTGTCCCCAGTGCAGCTGCAGGGATGACCATGGGATCTGTTTCAAGTCAGCAGCAGCAACCAACTGTTAACACATCAAGGTTCAGAGTGGTGAAGTTAGATTCTAGTTCTGAACCCTTTAAAAAAGGTAGATGGACTTGCACTGAattctatgaaaaagaaaatgctgtacCTGCTATAGAAGGTGTGGTGATAAATAAGGCGGTGGAGACTATAAAACAAAACCCGATAGAAGTGACTTCTGAGAGGGAGAGCACTAGTGGGAGTTCAGTGAGCAGTAGTGTCAGCACACTGAGTCACTACACAGAGAGTGTGGGAAGTGGAGAGATGGGAGCCTCTGCTGTGGtggtgcagcagcagcagcaaccgGCTCTTCAAGGTGTGACCCTCCAACAGATGGATTTCGGTAGTACTGGTCCACAGAGTGTTCCTCAGTCACAGATCTCACAAGTACAATTACAGTCTCAAGAACTGAGCTATCAGCAAAAGCAAGGTCTTCAACCAGTATCTCTGCAAGCCACTATCAGTGCTGCATCTGGTATCCAGCCATCACCTGTAAATGTGGTTGGTGTCACTTCAGCTTTAGGTCAGCAGCCTTCCCTCTCCAGTTTGGCTCAACCCCAACTGCCATATTCTCAGCCAGCTCCTCCAATGCAAACTCCCCTTCCAGGGGCACCACCCCAGCAGTTACAGTATGGACAGCAGCAACCAATGGTTTCTACCCAGATGGCCCCAGGCCATGGTAAATCAGTGACTCAGAATCCTCCTTCAGAGTTTGTACAACAGAAGCCAATTCTTCAAACAGCAGTGTCCTCCGGACAGCCCAGTTCTGCAGCAGTGGGAGTAGGAGCAACAGTGATTCCTGTGGCTCAGCCACAGAGTATCCAGCTGCCAGTGCAGCCCACAGCAGTTCCAGCACAACCTGCAGGGGCCTCTGGCCAGCCTGTTGGCCAGGCTCAGACAGCAGTGTCTGCTGTCCCTACAGGCAGTCAGATTGCAAATATTGGTCAGCAAGCAAACATACCTactgcagtgcagcagccctctgCCCAAGTTCCACCTTCAGTTATTCAGCAAGGTGCTCCTCCATCTTCACAAGTAGTTCCACCTGCTCAAACTGGGATTATTCACCAGGGAATTCAAATTAGCGCTGCAAACCTTCCGCAACAATTGGTTATTGCACCCCAAAGTACCCTGTTAACTGTGCCTCCCCAGCCACAAGGAGTAGAGCCAGTAGCTCAAGGAGTTGTTTCACAGCAGTTGCCAGCAGTTAGTCCTTTGCCCTCTGCTAGTAGTATTTCTGTTACAAATCAGGTTAGTTCAGCTGGTCCTTCTGGATTGCCTTCTGTCCCAACAAACTTGGTTCCACCACAGAATATAGCACAACCCCCTGCCACTCAAAATGGTAATTTGGTTCAAAGTGCTAGTCAACCTCCCTTGGTAGCAAGTAATATAAATATGCCGTTGGCACAACAGATACCACTAAGTTCTGCTCAGTTCTCTGCACAATCATTAGCTCAGGCAATTGGAAGCCAAATTGAAGATGCCAGGCACCCAGTGGAGCCCTCCTTAGTTTGCTTACCTCAGACTATCAGTGGTGACAGTGGGGGAATGTCAGCAGTTTCAGATGGGAGTAGCAGCAGCCTAGCAGCCTCTGCTTCTCTTTTCCCGTTGAAGGTGCTACCGCTGACGACACCCCTGGTGGATGGCGAGGATGAAAG
- the LOC128566450 gene encoding uncharacterized protein LOC128566450, with translation MPTFSGQLRSHLSPLLPPRRRRRPLQSPPGRSARKQRELKPPLPAPLGPPPTPLRPFQTPWARGDCSVKKRWPRLGPGRRGCERGGGGAPAGSTSPRCSRGRAEGGRRRRRRLLSWRRWWPDGLVQRLQPTPFKGTRATASRVLIRDELKGARHRRYCCRRHDMSQAFFLSAWRSHIPLTSPGFAPGPPSPRPLRDVLVPGAAASTEDQWLLAINGGFCVGQCGCHVVLSPFDGQGEAAGHMLQLFTVNCLNSSWIGSSLRRDGWNPSFSGGK, from the exons ATGCCCACCTTCTCCGGCCAACTCCGAAGCCACCTCAGCCCCCTCCTCCCgccgaggcggcggcggcggccgctgCAAAGCCCTCCCGGTCGCTCTGCACGAAAGCAGCGCGAA CTCAAACCTCCCCTCCCGGCCCCGCTCGGCCCTCCCCCCACGCCCCTCAGACCCTTTCAAACCCCCTGGGCTCGCGGTGACTGCTCCGTGAAGAAACGCTGGCCGCGGCTGGGGCCGGGGCGGCGCGGCTGCGAGCGGGGCGGCGGCGGGGCGCCCG CCGGCTCGACCTCACCCCGCTGCTCCCGTGGCCGTGCGGAAGGGGGCCGCAGGAGGCGGCGGCGGCTTCTTTCGTGGCGGCGTTGGTGGCCAGACGGGCTGGTGCAGCGACTGCAGCCGACGCCGTTCAAAGGAACTAGAG CAACAGCATCACGAGTTTTAATTCGTGATGAAttgaaaggagcccgccaccgcCGCTACTGTTGCCGCCGCCACGACATGAGTCAGGCTTTCTTCCTAAGCGCGTGGCGAAGCCACATCCCCCTCACCTCACCTGGGTTCGCCCCCGGCCCGCCCAGCCCTCGCCCCCTGAGGGATGTCCTAGTGCCAGGAGCTGCGGCGTCGACGGAAGACCAGTGGCTACTGGCGATAAATGGTGGCTTTTGTGTAGGGCAGTGTGGCTGCCATGTGGTTCTCTCACCCTTTGACGGGCAGGGTGAGGCAGCGGGGCATATGCTGCAGCTGTTTACAGTTAACTGTCTAAACTCCTCATGGATAGGATCTTCTCTAAGGAGAGATGGTTGGAATCCATCCTTTTCTGGAGGGAAGTAG